TAAATCAATTTGGACAAACTATTGGATTAGTGTAAACCAGCGTGCTTAAAGAATAGCTAACAGCAGAATCAAATTATTTAATTTAATGAAAGACTGACCGTATCTGGCCAACAACAATAGTAATGGAAGTGTGACTATGGAGCTTCCAAGTTCCAATTAGGCATCCTATGAAATATGCTATGGAAGTGTGGATATTAGATATTGAAGCAACCACATGTAGGGCTATTAGTATTTTTGCCGGGCCATGATGACAAAATTTTATATGATCTTTCGTTTTGTTGAAAACAAATCAATTTGGATATATGATTAGTAAAAGACCAACGTGTTTGAACGGATACGGTCCATTTTAGAGAAAGCAGGAAACGTGATAGAACGTTAGCTCATATAAGATAGATTAAAGATTTAACATAATTAAAATGTTGACAGAGATAATTGTCATCCACTCCTTATTTTACACTCTGGGTTTGCGAGGTCAATACCTCTGCAATCAATCATCTCCAAGGACCAGAATAAATATCGTAGTTATCTTTAtatttcaaaatcatatcaaacactTAAACCATTGATATAAATCTTCATTAGTATAGAGGGTTTAACGGGTCTATCTTGAAGAATAGAAGGTCGATTTGTAACTGAACTAACTAATTAAAAGAAAATTGTTAAATTAAATGTAAAATATTACATAATTAATATTATGAAATTTTAAAGTAAAAGATAAACACTTATGTGTCCAAATGTAATAATATTATCACTAGTAATTGGTATATCTTGTCAAATATTTTCTgtttattttctatttaaaagTCTTAATTAGTCCTAGTAATTGGTATATCCTGTCAAAATAGTTTCTGTTTATTTTCTATTTAAAGTCTTAATTAGTCGGCGAAATATAGGCAATTATTCTACTTAAAAGTTTTCATCAGAACTGTTAAACactattttcttttctcttttaagAATTTGAAGCCCTTGTTAAAGCTTATGACCTTCATTCCTATTTGGGTCCTGTATAGCAGGTACCGATAAGCATCTCTAAACGATTTCAAATTGAAATATTTAAACAACAAAAATTGTTTATCATCTTGCAAAAGACAGTTAAAATAGAGTAGTACATGTTTATAATTGTTTTAAAATTGTCAAAAAGTTTAATATCAAATTATATTTCAATTATAAATTCACTTTTCCTATTGACTATTTCATTTAATCAATACTTATCAACAGATAAAATTAAATGTTTTGCCCTAGAAAAAGTTCTATGCTCGCATTCTTCAACAAATGTTGAAGAATAGATTAACAAAACTCTCTTCCCAACTACTCAGGTATAATTCAATATGGTAACAAAGTCAACTTTTGACAAACTCTTACACACATTTAGGTTCGAAAATTCACATATGATCTCCAAAATTGTGTTGCACATGAAGAAGAATGTCTAAGAATATAGAATGTTTCGCGTCAGGTATATAAAACACCAACAATAATTTATAAAGATCTTGAGACAATAAATCAAAGGCGGACCTAAATGTCCATGGAATGGTGAGAATGCACTCCCACCCTTCggaaaaaattatgtatatacatatatatatatatgtatatatgttgagaaattagtatatatttaattgtgcacTTTAACAAACTTTAACAAACGAAAGTGTCATTGGGACACGTTGGTTGCAACTGCTGCTTCCCTTGCATGTCACTCTAGATTGAATCCGAAtgtcacttttaattatttttctgaGCCTATTTTTACGAAAACAATAAGCATTAAATGAGCTCGCCTAGATTCGAACCTGCACTGTCACCACATGTTGCACAGCCTTAGCCACTGAGCTATCTCTTTCATTTGCTTCACtatgttaaattttatttattacacataTTTGACCTACATACTTGTATTTTCGCCGTTGCTACACTATTAGTGACCGATCCGATACAGTATTATCCATCAGTCATCATTAAATTTTTTATTGGCGTTTATGTTAAGATAATAGTGCCTCCCGGCGTCTTAAAATCTTGGGTCTGCCTCTGTCTTGAGTTACGTACTAGATTACTCAAATAGTTACGTACTAGATTACTCAAATTGTTAAATTAAGCTAGGTCCTTTGACAAAAGAGTACTAGTAATAGGCATCCTAATATTAGAAGCATTAGGAACACTAAGTCACCGGTGTTTGTGTACAAATGAAAATTTGAAGGCTATAAATGTCATTTACCCACTTAAGTTGAAATGTAGATAAACTCAATCGATTCACTAACTTTAGGTGTGATGAACCTTAAATCTGTTCCTCTAATTTGTTAAACTATTTTGAGAATTTGGTCAAATGAAGGACACACTAACCAATATTTTCACAACAATCATTCAATTTGCAAAGTCACACATAGAAATGTTTCTTCAGCAAGGTACACTTAATTCTATATGCAGATGAGAAAGTGGCTGCCAGATGGCCagaacccattttcttcctctctCACCAACCAGTCATATTTGGTTAATCCAATGAAGTTACTTAACGGTGCGTTGAGCACGTGCTTACCATCTAACACTACGTACCACTCCTAACACAACCTACGTGCAAGCAGTATAAAGACAGACATAAACATAAATGAAAGCTCATCTTGTTGAAATTTAGTCCGGTCAATTAAGATTCATTTTCCGACTCTTTTTACTTTTCATCTCTGAAAATGGCAAGTGAAGCTCATGCAGCTATTAATGCTCCGGCGGCGCCGACTGTTTGTGTCACTGGAGCATCTGGATTTATTGGTTCTTGGCTTGTCATGAGACTCCTTGAACGAGGTTACAATGTCCATGCTACCGTTCGTGATCCTGGTAGGTTGTCTCTTTTAAGAGTTTTAACTTCTACACATTGACAGTTTAAAATAAATAACTTCTACACATTGACAGTTTAAAATAAATTGCATTATGAGAATCCAGAGAGGAATATGACAGTGCTAAAAGCCTTCTGCATGTCAATGATATATCCTTATGTAAAGATGCATGAATTTGTAGAGAACAAGAAGAAGGTGAAGCATCTGTTAGAATTGCCGAAAGCTGATACCAACTTAACGCTGTGGAAAGCAGACTTGACAGTGGAAGGAAGCTTTGATGAAGCCATTCAAGGCTGTCAAGGAGTATTTCATGTGGCAACACCTATGGATTTCGAGTCGAAGGACCCCGAGGTACTATATATCAAGCTAGAAAAGTAACAAATCTATACTTATTACCTTCTTACATTTCTGGATGATCAATTCTAATGTAACTCTTATCACATCGATATACGTAACAGAATGAAGTAATAAAACCAACAGTCAGGGGAATGTTGAGTATCATAGAATCATGTGTTAAGGCAAACACGGTAAGGAGACTGGTTTTCACTTCATCTGCTGGAACTCTTGATGTCCAAGAGCACCAAAAACTCTTCTATGACGAGAGCAGCTGGAGTGACTTGGATTTCATCTATGCTAAGAAGATGACAGGATGGGTTCGTTTGGCTATTCTTTTCTATTACAAATAAATAACAGTATTGTCATCAATATTGCCTTGTGAATATAATTTCATTGCAGATGTATTTTGTTTCCAAGATACTGGCAGAGAAGGCTGCAATGGAAGAAGCTAAGAAGAACAACATTGATTTCATTAGCATCATACCACCACTGGTTGTGGGTCCGTTCATCACACCTACGTTCCCACCTAGCTTAATCACTGCCCTTTCACTAATTACCGGTATGATGTAATCACAATGTACAGAAGACAGTCGCTTCCTTTGATCCCAACAATTACTTTAGTAA
Above is a genomic segment from Lycium barbarum isolate Lr01 chromosome 12, ASM1917538v2, whole genome shotgun sequence containing:
- the LOC132625196 gene encoding dihydroflavonol 4-reductase, giving the protein MASEAHAAINAPAAPTVCVTGASGFIGSWLVMRLLERGYNVHATVRDPENKKKVKHLLELPKADTNLTLWKADLTVEGSFDEAIQGCQGVFHVATPMDFESKDPENEVIKPTVRGMLSIIESCVKANTVRRLVFTSSAGTLDVQEHQKLFYDESSWSDLDFIYAKKMTGWMYFVSKILAEKAAMEEAKKNNIDFISIIPPLVVGPFITPTFPPSLITALSLITGNEAHYCIIKQGQYVHLDDLCEAHIFLYEHPKAEGRYICSSHHAIIYDVAKMVRQKWPEYYVPTEFKGIDKDLPIISFSSKKLMDMGFQFKYTLEDMYKGAIETCRQKQLLPLSTRSTADNGQDKEAIPISAENYASGKENARVANGTRKLTNDEI